From the genome of Argentina anserina chromosome 4, drPotAnse1.1, whole genome shotgun sequence, one region includes:
- the LOC126790304 gene encoding probable xyloglucan endotransglucosylase/hydrolase protein 33, with product MAFLQAKSVFLCLLVSCMSSVSASTRNRRYTSPSVPKLTDVFPHVSISNVFSKAFGGSNVQVTGNGSMATLVLDKTSGSGLASVNKYHYGFFSAAIKLPPGDSSGVVVAFYLSNADVFPHNHDEIDIELLGHDKRNEWVIQTNVYANGSVSTGREEKFYLWFDPTTQHHQYTIIWNNHHTVFLVDNIPVREFEHKSTFYPSKPMSVYATIWDGSEWATHGGKYPVNYKNAPFTVSFAEMEISGCISNPSASAPSCSKTPSSLDPVEGPEFVKLSNQQAGAMDWARRKLMFYSYCKDTSRFKVMPPECR from the exons ATGGCATTTCTGCAAGCAAAATCAGTCTTTTTGTGTCTTCTGGTTTCATGTATGAGTTCGGTTTCGGCCTCTACACGCAACAGACGATACACAAGTCCAAGCGTGCCGAAGCTTACTGATGTTTTTCCTCATGTCTCGATTAGTAATGTGTTTTCGAAAGCTTTTGGAGGGTCGAATGTTCAGGTGACTGGTAATGGATCCATGGCCACTCTTGTTCTTGACAAAACCTCAG GTTCTGGTTTGGCATCAGTAAACAAATATCACTATGGATTCTTCAGTGCTGCTATCAAGCTGCCTCCTGGAGACTCTTCTGGAGTTGTGGTAGCTTTCTAT tTATCTAATGCAGATGTCTTCCCCCACAATCATGATGAAATAGACATAGAGCTATTAGGCCATGACAAAAGAAATGAATGGGTCATTCAAACAAATGTGTACGCAAATGGGAGTGTCAGCACAGGAAGAGAGGAGAAATTTTACCTATGGTTTGATCCAACAACACAGCACCATCAGTACACCATCATCTGGAACAACCATCACACagt GTTTCTAGTGGACAACATACCAGTGAGAGAGTTTGAGCATAAGAGCACATTCTACCCATCAAAACCGATGTCAGTTTACGCAACAATATGGGATGGATCAGAGTGGGCAACACATGGAGGAAAGTACCCAGTTAACTACAAGAATGCACCATTTACAGTTTCATTTGCAGAAATGGAGATAAGTGGTTGCATATCCAATCCCAGTGCTTCTGCTCCTTCATGTTCTAAGACCCCTTCAAGTTTGGACCCAGTTGAAGGACCAGAGTTTGTGAAGTTGAGTAACCAACAAGCCGGTGCTATGGATTGGGCAAGAAGGAAGCTAATGTTTTACTCttattgtaaagatacatctAGGTTTAAGGTTATGCCTCCAGAGTGCAGATAG